In the Populus trichocarpa isolate Nisqually-1 chromosome 1, P.trichocarpa_v4.1, whole genome shotgun sequence genome, one interval contains:
- the LOC18109465 gene encoding beta-glucosidase 12, with the protein MGSIAQLSRNSFPDGFVFGSSSSAYQFEGETNRRGKGPNIWDTFIEEHPERISDHSNAKVAVDFYNRYKEDVQRMRGMGMDAFRFSISWSRVLPHGRLSAGINEEGIQFYNNLIDELIKNGIQPYVTLFHWDTPQAIEDKYGGFLSPNILIDFRDFVELCFQRFGDRVKHWITLNEPFMFSVNGYDTGTLAPGRISTLENYPGQPKISGATEVYIVTHHLLLAHATAVKVYKEKYQTCQGGKIGITLVSHWFEPYSTSESDRMATERSLDFMLGWYMDPLTKGDYPQNMHDYVGGRLPRFSEEESKMLRGSYDFIGVNYYTTYYAQNVEDVDYKNIGFMEDARVNWPGERNGIPIGPQAGSSWLYIYPEGIRHLLNYIKDAYENPTIYITENGVDDVNSSSLEEALNDAIREKYYKDIFHNVLKSINDHGVDVKGFFAWSFLDDFEWGSGYGSRFGLFYIDYENNLKRYAKNSVKWFKQFLKKDESTQLNDNIKSKSRMEEASARSRKKSRID; encoded by the exons ATGGGAAGTATTGCCCAGTTGAGTCGTAATTCTTTCCCAGATGGTTTCGTTTTTGGATCTTCTTCGTCAGCTTACCAG TTTGAAGGTGAAACAAACAGGAGAGGCAAAGGGCCGAATATATGGGACACCTTCATCGAGGAGCATCCAG AGAGGATAAGTGACCATAGCAATGCAAAGGTGGCAGTTGATTTCTATAATCGCTATAAG GAAGATGTGCAAAGAATGAGGGGAATGGGAATGGATGCTTTCAGATTCTCTATTTCTTGGTCTAGGGTATTACCAC ATGGCAGACTAAGTGCTGGAATAAACGAAGAAGGGATCCAGTTTTACAACAATCTCATCGATGAGCTCATAAAAAATG GTATACAGCCTTATGTAACTCTCTTTCATTGGGACACTCCACAAGCAATTGAGGACAAATATGGTGGTTTCTTGAGCCCTAAtatttt AATCGATTTCCGAGACTTCGTGGAGCTTTGCTTCCAAAGATTTGGAGACCGAGTGAAGCACTGGATCACTTTAAATGAGCCTTTTATGTTTAGCGTCAATGGCTATGACACGGGCACATTGGCACCCGGCAGAATTTCAACTTTGGAGAATTATCCAGGCCAACCCAAAATCTCTGGCGCCACCGAAGTTTACATTGTAACCCATCATCTATTGCTTGCTCATGCAACGGCTGTGAAAGTATACAAGGAAAAGTATCAG ACGTGTCAAGGAGGTAAAATTGGGATAACCCTCGTTTCTCATTGGTTTGAACCTTACTCAACTAGTGAAAGTGATCGGATGGCAACTGAACGAAGCCTTGATTTTATGCTTGGATG GTACATGGATCCTCTAACTAAAGGTGACTATCCACAGAATATGCACGACTACGTTGGAGGAAGATTGCCTAGATTCAGTGAGGAGGAATCCAAGATGCTGAGAGGATCTTATGACTTTATTGGGGTCAATTACTACACTACATACTATGCTCAGAATGTTGAGGATGTTGACTATAAAAATATTGGGTTTATGGAAGATGCTCGTGTTAACTGGCCAg GGGAGAGAAATGGAATACCAATAGGCCCACAG GCGGGTTCAAGTTGGCTTTATATTTATCCCGAAGGTATTCGTCATCTCTTGAATTACATAAAGGACGCGTATGAAAATCCAACAATATATATCACTGAAAATG gagtTGATGACGTGAATTCCTCGTCATTAGAGGAAGCCCTCAATGATGCCATAagagagaaatattataaagacaTTTTCCACAATGTTCTGAAATCTATCAA TGACCATGGTGTCGATGTCAAGGGGTTTTTTGCTTGGTcattcttggatgattttgaatGGGGATCCGGTTATGGTTCAAGGTTTGGTCTCTTCTACATTGACTACGAAAACAACTTGAAACGATATGCCAAAAATTCTGTGAAGTGGTTTAAGCAATTTCTGAAGAAGGACGAAAGTACTCAACTCAACGATAACAT aaaatcaaaatctcgAATGGAGGAGGCATCAGCTCGTAGCCGTAAGAAGTCGAGAATTGATTAA
- the LOC127904951 gene encoding beta-glucosidase 12-like isoform X3 — protein MGSIAQLSRNSFPDGFVFGSSSSAYQFEGETNRRGKGPNIWDTFIEEHPERISDHSNAKVAVDFYNRYKEDVQRMRGMGMDAFRFSISWSRVLPHGRLSAGINEEGIQFYNNLIDELIKNGIQPYVTLFHWDTPQAIEDKYGGFLSPNILIDFRDFVELCFQRFGDRVKHWITLNEPFMFSVNGYDTGTLAPGRISTLENYPGQPKISGATEVYIVTHHLLLAHATAVKVYKEKYQTCQGGKIGITLVSHWFEPYSTSESDRMATERSLDFMLGWYMDPLTKGDYPQNMHDYVGGRLPRFSEEESKMLRGSYDFIGVNYYTTYYAQNVEDVDYKNIGFMEDARVNWPGERNGIPIGPQAGSSWLYIYPEGIRHLLNYIKDAYENPTIYITENGVDDVNSSSLEEALNDAIREKYYKDIFHNVLKSINDHGVDVKGFFAWSFLDDFEWGSGYGSRFGLFYIDYENNLKRYAKNSVKWFKQFLKKDESTQLNDNIKSKSRMEEASARSRKKSRID, from the exons TTTGAAGGTGAAACAAACAGGAGAGGCAAAGGGCCGAATATATGGGACACCTTCATCGAGGAGCATCCAG AGAGGATAAGTGACCATAGCAATGCAAAGGTGGCAGTTGATTTCTATAATCGCTATAAG GAAGATGTGCAAAGAATGAGGGGAATGGGAATGGATGCTTTCAGATTCTCTATTTCTTGGTCTAGGGTATTACCAC ATGGCAGACTAAGTGCTGGAATAAACGAAGAAGGGATCCAGTTTTACAACAATCTCATCGATGAGCTCATAAAAAATG GTATACAGCCTTATGTAACTCTCTTTCATTGGGACACTCCACAAGCAATTGAGGACAAATATGGTGGTTTCTTGAGCCCTAAtatttt AATCGATTTCCGAGACTTCGTGGAGCTTTGCTTCCAAAGATTTGGAGACCGAGTGAAGCACTGGATCACTTTAAATGAGCCTTTTATGTTTAGCGTCAATGGCTATGACACGGGCACATTGGCACCCGGCAGAATTTCAACTTTGGAGAATTATCCAGGCCAACCCAAAATCTCTGGCGCCACCGAAGTTTACATTGTAACCCATCATCTATTGCTTGCTCATGCAACGGCTGTGAAAGTATACAAGGAAAAGTATCAG ACGTGTCAAGGAGGTAAAATTGGGATAACCCTCGTTTCTCATTGGTTTGAACCTTACTCAACTAGTGAAAGTGATCGGATGGCAACTGAACGAAGCCTTGATTTTATGCTTGGATG GTACATGGATCCTCTAACTAAAGGTGACTATCCACAGAATATGCACGACTACGTTGGAGGAAGATTGCCTAGATTCAGTGAGGAGGAATCCAAGATGCTGAGAGGATCTTATGACTTTATTGGGGTCAATTACTACACTACATACTATGCTCAGAATGTTGAGGATGTTGACTATAAAAATATTGGGTTTATGGAAGATGCTCGTGTTAACTGGCCAg GGGAGAGAAATGGAATACCAATAGGCCCACAG GCGGGTTCAAGTTGGCTTTATATTTATCCCGAAGGTATTCGTCATCTCTTGAATTACATAAAGGACGCGTATGAAAATCCAACAATATATATCACTGAAAATG gagtTGATGACGTGAATTCCTCGTCATTAGAGGAAGCCCTCAATGATGCCATAagagagaaatattataaagacaTTTTCCACAATGTTCTGAAATCTATCAA TGACCATGGTGTCGATGTCAAGGGGTTTTTTGCTTGGTcattcttggatgattttgaatGGGGATCCGGTTATGGTTCAAGGTTTGGTCTCTTCTACATTGACTACGAAAACAACTTGAAACGATATGCCAAAAATTCTGTGAAGTGGTTTAAGCAATTTCTGAAGAAGGACGAAAGTACTCAACTCAACGATAACAT aaaatcaaaatctcgAATGGAGGAGGCATCAGCTCGTAGCCGTAAGAAGTCGAGAATTGATTAA